Proteins from a single region of Hydrogenobacter hydrogenophilus:
- a CDS encoding GspE/PulE family protein: MDIIKTYRLIPIEEGKHYIKLLVPKGYDVFSVEEIRFITGKSVEVLEVEEEEFSKELQKRLAQEEVFIETAVEEDREQKDILLEEEKSPAVSFVNSTLIKATTLSASDIHIEPYEDVSFVRFRLDGRLHDYMSIPLSLHESVISRIKVLANLDVAERRVPQDGKIRVRIGRRDLDIRVSIVPTTFGERVVLRLLDRSGSMLTLEELGLSLQDLEKVKRLAKKPYGIVLATGPTGAGKSTTLYAMILHVKSPEKNIITIEDPPEYQVKGVSQIQVNPKVGLTFASGLRAILRQDPDIIMVGEVRDSETAQIAVHAALTGHLVLSTLHTNDAPSAITRLSDLGIEPFLIASSLEGVLAQRLVRKVCEHCKEPYKPTKEELSQLGLEGSYTFYRGRGCDMCMGTGYRGRTGIYEVLELSDELKQLIIKTQDANEIRKKAKELGFRTMYEDGLEKVIKGITTPEELMRAVKVEE; this comes from the coding sequence ATGGACATAATAAAAACCTACAGACTTATACCCATTGAGGAGGGTAAGCACTATATAAAACTGCTCGTTCCCAAAGGTTATGATGTCTTCTCTGTGGAAGAAATAAGGTTTATCACTGGCAAAAGCGTTGAGGTGTTGGAGGTAGAAGAAGAGGAGTTTTCCAAAGAGCTACAAAAGAGGCTCGCACAGGAAGAGGTTTTCATAGAAACTGCTGTAGAAGAAGACAGAGAGCAAAAGGATATACTTCTTGAAGAAGAAAAGAGCCCTGCGGTGAGCTTTGTAAACTCCACCCTTATAAAAGCCACCACCCTTTCTGCTTCTGACATACACATAGAGCCTTACGAAGATGTGTCTTTTGTTAGGTTTAGGCTTGACGGAAGACTTCACGACTACATGAGTATACCACTCTCTCTACATGAATCTGTCATTTCACGTATAAAAGTGCTTGCCAACTTAGATGTTGCGGAAAGGAGAGTTCCTCAGGATGGAAAGATAAGAGTCAGGATAGGTAGAAGGGACTTGGACATAAGGGTATCCATAGTTCCTACCACTTTTGGAGAGAGGGTGGTCCTTAGACTCCTTGACAGGTCAGGAAGTATGCTCACCCTTGAGGAACTGGGACTTTCTCTGCAAGACCTTGAAAAGGTTAAGAGGCTTGCCAAAAAACCATACGGCATAGTGTTAGCCACAGGTCCCACAGGCGCAGGGAAAAGCACGACCTTATATGCCATGATCCTCCATGTAAAAAGCCCTGAGAAGAACATAATAACCATAGAAGACCCACCTGAGTACCAAGTAAAGGGAGTTAGCCAGATACAGGTAAATCCAAAGGTGGGACTAACCTTTGCCAGCGGACTAAGAGCCATCCTAAGACAGGACCCAGACATCATAATGGTAGGAGAGGTAAGAGACAGCGAAACTGCTCAAATAGCGGTTCATGCAGCACTCACAGGACATTTGGTGCTTTCCACCCTGCACACTAACGATGCGCCCTCTGCTATTACCCGGCTTTCTGATCTGGGTATAGAACCCTTCCTTATAGCTTCTTCTTTGGAGGGTGTGCTTGCTCAAAGACTTGTTAGGAAAGTGTGTGAGCACTGCAAGGAGCCTTATAAGCCCACAAAGGAAGAGCTGTCCCAACTGGGACTTGAGGGGAGCTATACCTTCTATAGAGGTAGAGGGTGCGATATGTGTATGGGAACGGGTTATAGGGGAAGGACAGGCATTTACGAAGTTTTGGAGCTCAGCGATGAGCTAAAACAACTCATCATAAAAACCCAAGATGCTAACGAGATAAGAAAGAAAGCAAAAGAGTTAGGTTTTAGAACCATGTACGAAGATGGACTTGAAAAGGTCATAAAGGGTATAACTACGCCTGAAGAGCTCATGAGAGCGGTAAAGGTAGAAGAATGA
- a CDS encoding DJ-1 family glyoxalase III: MPKVAIILADGFEEVEAVAPIDALRRAGVEVIIAGLSKEPVASARNVRIVPDVSVDELNPQELDMIILPGGAGGVEKLKQDKRVEDLVKAVESKGKYISAICAAPTALAKFGLLEGKRATAYPTLKEDIKPALYVEDKVVEDDRVITSQGPGTALLFGIKLVEKLVGKEKAREVAQKMLVEWE, encoded by the coding sequence ATGCCAAAAGTAGCTATAATACTTGCAGATGGCTTTGAAGAAGTAGAAGCTGTAGCTCCTATCGATGCTCTAAGAAGGGCAGGTGTGGAAGTTATTATAGCGGGGCTTTCAAAAGAACCTGTTGCAAGCGCAAGGAATGTAAGGATAGTGCCAGATGTATCTGTAGATGAGCTGAACCCTCAAGAACTTGACATGATCATTCTTCCGGGTGGTGCAGGTGGGGTAGAAAAGTTAAAGCAAGACAAAAGGGTCGAAGATCTTGTAAAAGCGGTTGAAAGTAAGGGTAAGTACATATCTGCCATATGCGCAGCTCCTACCGCTCTTGCCAAGTTTGGTCTGTTGGAAGGTAAGAGAGCCACAGCGTATCCCACACTCAAAGAAGACATAAAGCCTGCGCTCTATGTAGAAGATAAAGTGGTTGAAGATGACAGGGTGATCACCAGTCAAGGTCCTGGCACAGCACTGCTCTTTGGGATAAAGCTTGTGGAAAAGCTCGTAGGTAAAGAGAAGGCTCGCGAGGTAGCCCAGAAAATGCTCGTAGAATGGGAATGA
- a CDS encoding cell division FtsA domain-containing protein, producing the protein MIYTGVDGKKLFSVEKHLLKNTWRPTQKTGRKICVIPSDLCLVRIEQAFSRKISQLRSFYALDVEQRYGKVSWDFSLYQDKVFLGVYRDYQPEDCFNVELEVFALARVLQVLGYENAYLLDIGRRKTTLISLKDGLLSAYRVLMKGGDYLTELIAQERSLDFQSAEELKKEKGFNLEEVKRGMQDILSSLGFNLTDEHVLLSGGGSKIKGIEELFQKALNNHYCDPTLNTAFGASLKFLVKKPYPDFVEKELPKEQLKTVSLLTGSSILLFLGSYVLTGMLWSWDNLRSLEREEFKKTFPGTPIVSLYDQVRSKVSAEEPYELTKKLSELSQKLKPDIKVYSIEFLDGKLTIRGEGKEEVISQINPQKIKKTPTGSVEFELEIK; encoded by the coding sequence ATGATATACACGGGTGTAGATGGAAAAAAGCTATTCAGTGTTGAAAAGCACCTTCTGAAAAATACATGGAGGCCTACGCAAAAAACAGGCAGAAAAATATGCGTAATACCCTCAGACCTCTGCTTGGTAAGAATAGAACAAGCCTTTTCAAGAAAGATAAGCCAGTTAAGAAGTTTCTACGCTCTTGATGTGGAGCAAAGGTATGGAAAGGTAAGTTGGGACTTCTCCCTTTACCAAGATAAGGTCTTCTTAGGAGTGTATAGAGATTATCAGCCTGAAGACTGCTTTAATGTGGAGCTTGAGGTGTTTGCTCTTGCAAGGGTGTTGCAAGTGTTGGGTTATGAAAATGCATACCTTTTGGACATAGGAAGAAGAAAAACCACTCTAATAAGCCTGAAGGACGGTTTGCTAAGTGCCTACCGTGTTTTGATGAAGGGCGGGGACTACCTTACTGAACTTATCGCACAGGAAAGAAGCTTGGACTTTCAAAGCGCAGAAGAGCTAAAGAAAGAAAAGGGTTTTAACCTTGAAGAAGTCAAAAGGGGCATGCAAGATATACTAAGCTCTTTAGGTTTTAACCTAACTGATGAGCATGTGCTCTTAAGCGGTGGTGGTTCCAAGATAAAAGGAATAGAAGAGCTTTTCCAAAAAGCTCTTAACAATCATTACTGTGATCCTACTCTTAACACAGCTTTTGGTGCAAGTCTAAAGTTTTTGGTCAAAAAACCATACCCAGACTTTGTGGAAAAAGAACTTCCAAAGGAACAGTTAAAGACGGTATCTCTGCTGACAGGGTCAAGCATTTTGCTTTTCCTGGGGTCTTACGTTTTAACGGGCATGCTTTGGTCTTGGGATAATCTGAGAAGTTTGGAAAGGGAAGAGTTTAAAAAAACCTTCCCAGGTACCCCCATTGTTTCTCTTTACGATCAGGTAAGATCAAAAGTTTCTGCGGAAGAGCCATACGAACTTACAAAGAAGCTTTCCGAACTTTCCCAAAAACTAAAGCCGGATATTAAAGTCTATTCCATAGAGTTTTTGGATGGTAAGCTAACTATTAGGGGTGAGGGCAAAGAGGAGGTAATAAGCCAGATAAATCCTCAGAAGATAAAGAAAACACCTACTGGAAGCGTAGAGTTTGAGCTTGAGATAAAGTAG
- a CDS encoding class I SAM-dependent rRNA methyltransferase codes for MIQVRVKPGVEEKLRAYFPWVYRPEIASYSRKPQKGEHVVVRDAGGHFLGYGYINPQVSISIRLLSFSKDKKISKELIEERIQQAYNYRKSLSLDTDSYRLVHSEGDFLPGLIADVYKDYVVLEFTTFGMNLMRDWVISAIVDTLKPKGIYEKRNEYAQSIEGFETQGGVIYGEVPEEIIIREGDLRYYVNIPQGQKTGFYLDQRYARRLIRQLVKPGYVCLDIFCHTGGFALNMRKAGAQRVIAVDISPQVLEVGRRNAELNGLDGIDWVEANAFDFMRKLHAEGQTFDLVLMDPPSFAKNKASLPNALRGYKELLVRGLHITKKGGILVIYSCSFHITLDHLIQVLLDAAKDVKRHIRVLKVSFQDLDHPWILQVPNSLYLKGIYVEVL; via the coding sequence ATGATCCAAGTGAGGGTAAAGCCCGGCGTAGAAGAGAAACTCAGAGCTTACTTTCCGTGGGTTTACAGACCTGAAATAGCAAGCTATTCCAGAAAACCCCAAAAGGGTGAACATGTGGTAGTCAGAGATGCGGGAGGGCACTTCCTCGGATATGGATACATAAACCCCCAAGTGAGTATAAGCATAAGACTTCTCTCTTTCAGCAAGGACAAAAAGATATCCAAAGAACTCATAGAGGAGAGAATACAGCAAGCCTACAACTACAGGAAAAGCCTTTCTTTGGATACAGACTCTTACAGGTTAGTGCATTCAGAAGGAGACTTTCTACCAGGGCTTATAGCGGATGTCTATAAAGACTACGTAGTGCTTGAGTTTACCACATTTGGCATGAACTTGATGAGAGATTGGGTGATTTCAGCCATAGTGGATACTTTAAAACCCAAAGGTATTTACGAAAAAAGAAACGAATACGCACAGAGCATAGAAGGATTTGAAACCCAAGGAGGAGTCATATACGGAGAAGTACCAGAAGAGATCATAATACGCGAGGGAGACCTCAGATACTACGTTAACATTCCCCAAGGACAAAAAACTGGCTTTTACTTAGACCAAAGATACGCAAGAAGGTTAATTAGACAGCTGGTAAAGCCGGGATACGTCTGTCTTGACATCTTCTGCCATACGGGTGGTTTTGCTCTCAACATGAGAAAGGCTGGCGCCCAAAGGGTAATAGCGGTTGATATATCTCCTCAGGTTTTAGAAGTTGGCAGAAGGAATGCAGAGCTCAACGGTCTTGATGGTATAGATTGGGTGGAAGCTAATGCCTTTGACTTTATGAGAAAGCTACATGCAGAGGGTCAAACCTTTGACTTGGTTCTTATGGATCCCCCTTCCTTTGCCAAGAATAAAGCCAGCCTACCCAACGCTCTCAGAGGCTACAAAGAGCTATTAGTTAGAGGCCTTCACATTACAAAAAAAGGTGGCATATTGGTCATCTACTCCTGTTCCTTTCACATCACCTTGGATCATCTTATTCAGGTACTCCTTGATGCAGCAAAAGATGTAAAAAGACACATAAGGGT